In the genome of Meiothermus sp. QL-1, one region contains:
- a CDS encoding TlpA disulfide reductase family protein, with the protein MKYWAIPLSLFLLAYAATPGQVAPEFRLRDLEGKVYTLASFKGKPVVITFWASWCPVCRAEFPKLHALAQEYRVPFVVISREPRDTEAVVREYMRSYPRFLPLVALPGGDSPVAVANRYRVLGQPWTFVLDKEGRVVNLYAGRVEVESLKDDLALAGYE; encoded by the coding sequence ATGAAATACTGGGCCATCCCCCTTTCCCTATTCCTCCTAGCTTACGCCGCCACCCCGGGCCAGGTGGCCCCTGAGTTTCGCCTGCGCGATTTAGAGGGAAAGGTCTACACCCTGGCCAGCTTCAAGGGCAAGCCAGTGGTCATCACCTTCTGGGCCAGTTGGTGCCCGGTCTGCCGGGCTGAGTTCCCCAAGCTGCACGCCCTGGCGCAGGAATACCGGGTGCCCTTTGTAGTCATCAGCCGCGAACCCCGTGACACGGAAGCGGTGGTGCGGGAGTATATGAGGAGCTACCCCCGCTTCCTTCCCCTGGTGGCCCTGCCGGGCGGGGATAGTCCCGTGGCGGTGGCCAACCGCTACAGGGTGCTAGGCCAGCCCTGGACCTTTGTGCTCGATAAGGAAGGCAGAGTGGTCAACCTCTACGCAGGCCGGGTAGAGGTGGAGTCGCTAAAGGATGACCTAGCCCTGGCAGGTTACGAGTAG
- a CDS encoding translation initiation factor 2, with the protein MKLRLLAAFALLCSFSLAQSLETTLRGVSLAEAQGRVEAALTAQGLKVARTLNLGGQVKNFKADFPDYLLMVLEPEEGTLAAIQENFMTAIILPPTVYLHTARRGAVTVGTFDPDLMFGMLGVKNTKSRLLGARLKAVIASVGLPYRVAPAMMPDPRSGMMPAMLYRVEGGNPEELALLIESELGSNGLNVLPAVRMGNVIGIHPCKSEWAYQMFMTQPAGGFAAPCRFFVMPMPGGALVGAIEPMLMGIMPGVAQSQPTMAMLQEAKRVMSQILEAVGGQPYRPGQ; encoded by the coding sequence ATGAAACTACGCTTGCTGGCTGCCTTTGCTCTACTGTGCTCTTTTTCGCTGGCCCAGTCCCTGGAGACCACCCTCCGGGGGGTGAGCCTGGCCGAAGCCCAGGGCCGGGTTGAGGCGGCCCTCACCGCGCAGGGCCTCAAGGTGGCCCGGACGCTGAACCTGGGGGGCCAGGTCAAGAACTTTAAGGCCGACTTCCCCGACTACCTCCTCATGGTTCTGGAGCCCGAGGAGGGCACTTTGGCGGCGATACAGGAAAACTTCATGACCGCCATCATCCTGCCCCCCACGGTCTACCTTCACACCGCGCGGCGGGGGGCGGTGACGGTGGGCACCTTTGACCCCGACCTGATGTTTGGGATGCTGGGGGTCAAGAACACCAAAAGCCGCCTGCTGGGGGCCAGGCTCAAGGCCGTGATCGCCAGCGTGGGCCTGCCCTACAGGGTGGCCCCAGCCATGATGCCCGACCCCCGCTCGGGGATGATGCCGGCCATGCTCTACCGGGTGGAGGGCGGCAACCCCGAGGAGCTGGCCTTGCTTATCGAAAGCGAGCTAGGGAGCAACGGCCTGAACGTTCTGCCCGCGGTGAGGATGGGCAACGTAATCGGCATCCACCCCTGCAAGAGCGAGTGGGCCTACCAGATGTTCATGACCCAGCCGGCGGGGGGGTTCGCTGCCCCCTGCCGCTTCTTCGTAATGCCCATGCCGGGTGGGGCCCTGGTGGGGGCCATTGAACCCATGCTGATGGGCATTATGCCAGGGGTGGCCCAGAGCCAGCCCACCATGGCCATGCTGCAGGAGGCAAAGCGGGTGATGAGCCAGATCCTGGAGGCTGTGGGGGGGCAGCCCTACCGTCCGGGCCAGTGA
- a CDS encoding DUF2892 domain-containing protein: protein MTPNIGSTERLVRYVLAVVFLLIAFFGSSGGWAWFFGILGVALLVTATLSFCPLWSVLKINTRGKTT, encoded by the coding sequence ATGACCCCCAACATCGGCAGCACGGAAAGGCTGGTGCGGTACGTCCTGGCGGTGGTGTTCCTGCTCATCGCCTTCTTTGGCTCCAGCGGTGGGTGGGCCTGGTTCTTTGGCATTCTGGGCGTGGCCCTGCTGGTGACCGCCACGCTCAGCTTCTGCCCCCTTTGGTCGGTGCTCAAGATAAACACCCGGGGCAAGACCACCTAA
- a CDS encoding annexin VII, producing MTAEAFRRLSYAEAEPRAERVLVDGYGEGLILLGTGGYYGLYYLFGALGLREPIPSHPPDWVEGPRASPEEFKAPFQVVAWLEQNGYNLFVNESK from the coding sequence ATGACCGCCGAGGCCTTCCGCCGCCTGTCCTACGCCGAGGCCGAGCCCCGGGCGGAACGGGTGTTGGTGGACGGCTACGGCGAGGGTCTTATCCTGCTGGGTACCGGCGGCTACTACGGGCTTTACTACCTGTTCGGGGCGTTGGGACTGCGCGAGCCTATTCCCTCGCACCCCCCCGACTGGGTGGAGGGCCCCCGTGCCAGCCCAGAGGAATTCAAAGCGCCCTTCCAGGTGGTTGCCTGGCTCGAGCAAAATGGCTACAACCTCTTCGTGAACGAGAGCAAATAG
- the soxX gene encoding sulfur oxidation c-type cytochrome SoxX, translating to MRRPQLLLVSFLLLGLASGQTDATYITPELQRLIQAGGQSYASTLLKQAPDQALCSIHRNRLPPEVLGPFIEAQRRLIRYPADGKLMGDWKRGEAIYNTLARGNCFSCHVGSPTNIGGNVGPSLEKYGQRGTSEAVQRYTYEVIYNTWAYFPCTVMYRFGVGGLLKPEEIADVVAYLLDPASDFNTRPALRR from the coding sequence ATGCGTCGCCCTCAGTTGCTCCTGGTATCTTTCCTCCTCTTGGGCCTGGCCAGCGGCCAAACCGATGCCACCTACATCACCCCCGAGCTGCAGCGTCTAATCCAGGCTGGGGGCCAGTCCTACGCCAGCACCCTTCTGAAGCAGGCCCCCGACCAGGCCCTCTGCTCTATTCACCGCAACCGCTTGCCCCCCGAGGTGCTTGGCCCCTTTATCGAGGCCCAGCGCCGGCTCATCAGGTACCCTGCCGATGGGAAGCTGATGGGCGACTGGAAACGGGGCGAGGCCATCTACAACACCCTGGCTCGAGGCAACTGCTTCTCCTGCCATGTGGGCTCGCCTACCAACATTGGCGGAAACGTGGGGCCCAGCCTGGAGAAGTACGGGCAGCGGGGTACTTCTGAGGCAGTCCAGCGGTACACCTACGAGGTGATCTACAACACCTGGGCCTACTTCCCCTGTACGGTGATGTACCGCTTTGGGGTGGGAGGGCTTTTGAAGCCTGAGGAGATCGCCGATGTGGTGGCCTATCTGCTGGACCCGGCCTCGGACTTCAACACTCGGCCAGCGCTAAGACGCTGA
- a CDS encoding Dabb family protein, which yields MVRHLIVFNTEASEEEVLAMFRQARAVLGQIPGVVGFELGKAVGDAPRYRWLLVVDFADESVIPLYRDHPVHQQFANQVFRPLAQDRLTTDFVRLYPEVP from the coding sequence ATGGTGCGCCACCTGATCGTCTTCAACACCGAGGCCTCGGAGGAGGAGGTGCTGGCAATGTTCCGCCAGGCTCGTGCGGTGCTGGGCCAGATCCCGGGGGTGGTGGGCTTCGAGCTGGGCAAGGCGGTGGGCGATGCGCCCCGCTACCGCTGGCTGTTGGTGGTGGATTTCGCCGACGAGAGCGTGATTCCCCTCTACCGCGACCACCCCGTGCACCAGCAGTTCGCCAATCAGGTCTTCAGGCCCCTAGCCCAGGACCGCCTGACCACCGACTTCGTGCGGCTCTACCCGGAGGTCCCATGA
- the soxX gene encoding sulfur oxidation c-type cytochrome SoxX, with the protein MRKRLLFWLLAALLGVALSQQSPFQQRVNQVIQSGGAEFQKSMQQDPDQALCSQYRDKLPPELVPAFLERQKKLIKYPADGRLMGDWKKGEELFTNPRKGNCYACHTGDPREPGAGNMGPGLVGYGARGTSEAVVRYTYEKIYNAWATMPCSLMYRAGYHGILTPEDTAHIVAFLLDPASPVNANLKR; encoded by the coding sequence TTGAGGAAAAGGCTCCTGTTTTGGCTTTTGGCAGCATTGCTGGGGGTGGCCCTCTCGCAGCAAAGCCCCTTCCAGCAGCGGGTGAACCAGGTCATTCAGAGCGGGGGGGCTGAGTTTCAGAAGAGCATGCAGCAGGACCCCGACCAGGCCCTTTGTTCGCAGTACCGCGACAAGCTTCCCCCCGAACTGGTGCCGGCCTTTCTGGAGCGGCAGAAGAAGCTTATCAAGTATCCTGCCGACGGCCGGCTGATGGGAGACTGGAAGAAGGGCGAGGAGCTTTTCACCAACCCCCGCAAGGGCAACTGCTACGCCTGCCACACCGGTGATCCGCGGGAGCCCGGGGCGGGCAATATGGGGCCCGGGCTGGTGGGCTACGGTGCTCGCGGCACCAGCGAGGCCGTGGTGCGTTATACCTACGAAAAAATCTACAACGCCTGGGCCACCATGCCCTGCTCGCTCATGTACCGGGCCGGCTACCACGGGATTCTGACCCCGGAGGACACCGCCCACATCGTGGCCTTCCTGCTCGACCCGGCCTCGCCGGTCAACGCCAACCTCAAGAGGTGA
- a CDS encoding DUF3422 family protein, producing MTRTTEIYREVGVLPPNDPLRVQLHNELHARPTPRIRLPALVVQVAVRHVGATREEELEHLRRLAGQGELELDQLAGTYLRLRLAGGSLRWERHTEFSTYTLVQGLPSLEPSHETDLLQHLIVDPAWLRDIPGRTLSAVKLIMLLGPVEQALELARPWFGGNPLVASVMGRGGHSCAVTDFRLRQSGFERMVVVAPPGTSETRAGRIAARLLEIEAYRMMALLGFPVARGLREMLFESEQALAQITARIRDANQADAELLDELEALAARVEHVIAEHSYRFSATEAYHNLVKARLAELRETPIPGTQTIGEFLQRRFSPAMATVESTARRLAALSQRIERAGALLRTRVDIALETQNQELLNKLRRGQEMQYQLQRTVEGLSIAAISYYVVGLLYYLFKGGEKAGLPISPELAAGLAIPVVLLGVWWLTRRIHHHLTRHLTEPPPRGGGTHRV from the coding sequence ATGACTCGCACTACCGAAATCTACCGTGAAGTAGGCGTGCTGCCGCCGAACGACCCCTTGCGCGTCCAGCTTCACAACGAGCTGCATGCCAGGCCCACCCCCCGCATCCGCCTGCCCGCCCTGGTGGTGCAGGTGGCGGTTCGGCACGTGGGGGCCACGCGTGAAGAGGAACTCGAGCACCTGCGCCGCCTGGCGGGCCAGGGGGAGCTCGAGCTCGACCAGCTCGCCGGCACCTACCTGCGCCTGCGGCTGGCTGGGGGCTCGTTACGCTGGGAACGGCACACCGAGTTCAGCACCTATACCCTGGTGCAGGGCTTGCCGAGCCTCGAGCCCAGCCACGAAACAGACCTGCTGCAACACCTCATCGTGGACCCTGCCTGGCTCCGCGATATCCCGGGCCGTACCCTCTCGGCGGTCAAGCTCATCATGCTTCTGGGCCCGGTGGAGCAGGCGCTGGAGCTGGCCCGGCCTTGGTTCGGCGGAAACCCGCTGGTGGCCTCGGTGATGGGCCGGGGCGGGCATAGCTGCGCCGTGACCGACTTCCGCCTGCGCCAGAGCGGCTTCGAGCGGATGGTGGTGGTAGCCCCTCCTGGCACCAGCGAGACCCGCGCAGGCCGCATAGCTGCCCGGCTTTTGGAAATCGAGGCCTACCGCATGATGGCCCTTTTGGGGTTTCCGGTGGCCCGGGGATTGCGGGAGATGCTCTTCGAGTCGGAGCAGGCCCTGGCCCAGATCACGGCCCGCATCCGCGACGCCAATCAGGCCGATGCCGAGCTGCTGGATGAGCTCGAGGCCCTGGCGGCTCGAGTGGAGCACGTCATCGCTGAGCACAGCTACCGCTTCAGCGCCACGGAGGCCTACCACAACCTGGTCAAAGCCCGCCTGGCCGAGCTGCGCGAGACCCCTATTCCTGGTACCCAGACCATCGGAGAGTTCCTGCAGCGCCGCTTCAGCCCGGCCATGGCCACCGTAGAGTCCACCGCTCGTCGGCTCGCAGCCCTTTCCCAGCGCATCGAGCGGGCTGGGGCGCTTTTGCGTACCCGCGTGGACATCGCCCTGGAAACCCAGAACCAGGAGCTCCTGAACAAGCTCCGCCGTGGTCAGGAGATGCAGTACCAGCTCCAACGCACCGTGGAGGGCCTATCCATCGCAGCCATCTCCTACTACGTGGTGGGGCTCTTGTACTACCTCTTCAAAGGTGGGGAGAAGGCAGGCCTTCCCATCTCGCCCGAGCTGGCCGCAGGGCTGGCGATTCCTGTGGTGCTCCTGGGGGTGTGGTGGCTAACCCGCCGGATCCACCACCACCTCACGCGCCACCTTACGGAGCCACCCCCCAGGGGAGGGGGGACCCATCGGGTTTAG
- the soxY gene encoding thiosulfate oxidation carrier protein SoxY translates to MNRRRFLKASAATVAASVLAAQVGALAQGALEGEDLANLEKGLQAHLGKGYKDLVPSNAIKLTAPQIAESGANVPVEIEVNLPAEQVKAIHCFCDKNANPLLFSFQLLGGGVQPYYATRVRVAETAPVRAVVETKDGRLLVASQGVRVTVGGCG, encoded by the coding sequence GTGAATAGGAGGCGGTTTCTAAAAGCATCGGCAGCCACTGTGGCGGCCAGCGTGTTGGCCGCACAGGTGGGCGCTCTGGCCCAAGGAGCTTTGGAGGGGGAAGACCTTGCCAACCTGGAAAAGGGCCTGCAGGCCCACTTGGGCAAGGGCTACAAGGACCTGGTGCCCTCCAACGCCATCAAGCTGACTGCGCCCCAAATTGCCGAGTCGGGGGCCAACGTGCCGGTGGAGATTGAGGTCAACCTGCCGGCTGAGCAGGTCAAGGCCATCCACTGCTTCTGCGACAAGAACGCCAATCCCCTGCTCTTTAGCTTCCAGCTCCTGGGTGGAGGGGTGCAGCCCTACTACGCCACCCGGGTGCGCGTGGCCGAAACCGCGCCGGTGCGGGCGGTGGTGGAGACCAAGGACGGCAGGCTGCTGGTGGCCTCCCAGGGCGTGCGCGTGACGGTGGGGGGCTGCGGTTAG
- the soxZ gene encoding thiosulfate oxidation carrier complex protein SoxZ, whose translation MNILIRFNPARPKAGEEVRIQVVIQHPMEPGTRRDASGKLIPADHINELTVLFDGQPIAVVKPGPGTSANPLFAFKMKAAKAGQIKVVAKDLAGKSGERTADLALA comes from the coding sequence ATGAACATCCTGATTCGTTTCAACCCGGCTAGGCCCAAGGCAGGCGAGGAGGTTCGCATCCAGGTGGTCATTCAGCACCCCATGGAGCCGGGCACCCGCCGGGATGCTAGTGGCAAGCTGATCCCGGCCGACCACATCAACGAGCTCACCGTACTTTTCGATGGCCAGCCCATCGCCGTGGTAAAGCCGGGGCCGGGCACCAGCGCCAACCCCCTTTTTGCCTTCAAGATGAAGGCGGCCAAGGCTGGCCAGATCAAGGTAGTGGCCAAAGACCTCGCCGGCAAGAGCGGGGAGCGCACCGCCGACCTCGCCCTAGCCTAA
- a CDS encoding class I fructose-bisphosphate aldolase — protein sequence MVEPRLNRLFASDGRCLDVAVDHGVFGELSFLSGIENLGQAVRTLVEAGPDAIQLAPGQARLLQAIPGKEKPALVLRTDTTNVYGPALPPLRFSELVEGVIELALRLDAACVVVNLLFLPGEAGLYRDSLKNVQRLKAEAERYGMPLMVEPLAMQPGRGGYEVDGDVNKIVPLVRQAVELGADVIKADFTTHLEDYHRVVEAASGKPVLVRGGGRVDDCTLLERTYQVLQQGARGIVYGRNIIQHKNPRGMVRALMQIVHQGASPEEAMGVLASLV from the coding sequence ATGGTAGAGCCCCGCCTGAACCGCCTTTTTGCTTCCGATGGCCGCTGCTTGGACGTGGCGGTGGATCACGGTGTCTTCGGAGAGCTCTCCTTCCTTTCTGGCATCGAGAACCTGGGCCAGGCGGTCAGGACCCTGGTGGAAGCGGGCCCCGATGCCATCCAGCTGGCCCCCGGCCAGGCCCGGCTTTTGCAGGCGATTCCTGGGAAGGAAAAGCCGGCCTTGGTGCTGCGCACCGATACCACCAACGTCTATGGCCCGGCCCTGCCGCCCCTTCGTTTTTCCGAGCTTGTGGAGGGTGTTATTGAGCTGGCGTTGCGGCTGGACGCGGCCTGTGTGGTGGTCAACCTGCTTTTTTTGCCGGGCGAGGCAGGGCTTTACCGCGACAGCCTCAAAAACGTGCAGCGCCTCAAAGCCGAGGCCGAGCGCTACGGGATGCCCCTGATGGTAGAGCCTTTGGCGATGCAGCCGGGCCGGGGCGGCTATGAGGTGGATGGCGATGTGAACAAGATTGTGCCCCTGGTGCGCCAGGCGGTGGAGCTGGGGGCTGATGTGATTAAAGCCGACTTCACCACGCACCTGGAGGACTACCACCGGGTGGTGGAGGCTGCCTCGGGCAAGCCGGTGCTGGTGCGGGGGGGAGGCAGGGTAGACGACTGTACCCTGCTGGAGCGCACTTACCAGGTGCTGCAGCAGGGGGCGCGGGGCATTGTGTATGGGCGGAACATCATCCAGCACAAAAATCCCAGGGGCATGGTGCGGGCCCTGATGCAAATTGTGCACCAAGGGGCCAGCCCAGAGGAAGCCATGGGAGTACTGGCATCCCTGGTATAG
- a CDS encoding rhodanese-like domain-containing protein, whose amino-acid sequence MRRGLALLVLWGGLVFAQEMTPGALLQMGAFIKKVNPASYLLYVAEAKDYVEVFEPFILDVRTAEERSRGFIPGSVHIHIGQLPDRLSALPKDKTKPILVYCGTGHVSAVAAAYLRALGYTEVKNLNGGYRAWLEQGLPVERP is encoded by the coding sequence ATGCGTAGGGGCCTTGCACTGCTGGTGCTCTGGGGTGGCCTCGTGTTTGCCCAGGAGATGACCCCAGGTGCCCTGCTGCAGATGGGGGCCTTTATCAAGAAGGTCAACCCGGCTAGCTACCTGCTCTATGTGGCCGAGGCCAAGGACTACGTGGAGGTCTTCGAGCCCTTTATCCTGGACGTGCGTACCGCTGAGGAGCGCTCGAGGGGCTTTATCCCGGGCTCGGTGCACATCCACATCGGCCAGCTCCCAGACCGGTTGTCCGCTTTGCCCAAGGACAAGACCAAGCCCATCCTGGTCTACTGCGGCACCGGGCATGTGAGCGCGGTGGCTGCGGCCTACTTGCGGGCCTTGGGGTACACCGAGGTCAAGAACCTGAACGGAGGTTACCGGGCCTGGCTCGAGCAGGGCCTTCCGGTGGAAAGACCTTGA
- a CDS encoding FAD-dependent oxidoreductase — translation MSKVTRRKLLKAGVAAGAAVAGSGFAQEFFSKPSSVLGPARGNRVVIIGGGWGGVSTARHLRRKNPNIEVVLIEKNPAFMSCPMSNLYLGGVKDLDFIVFDYANVAKAGVTIVNERAIEVNRAGRYVRTTSGIIFYNYLVVSPGIDYMYEAIQGYSEVRQFLPVGFKPWEHIALKRQIDNFEGGDIVLAIPRPPYRCPPGPYERAALLAYYLKTNRIKGKVIVLDANPGPISKGPGFTAAYNDLYKDYIQYIPQAEVTAIDYGKKEVKTPLGEFKFDLANIIPPMKAGEIVRTAGLGDRWANVRLPTFLSEVDDRVYVIGDVIGNAPFPKSGQVAYNDGKIVAEHIAQRIAGKRLDEIPNPLPDNVCYSFVSNEEAIWVSHKHDWDAAARQVRQQSTVDNNRSKPNGALGLEWARGLWSDMFGPGA, via the coding sequence ATGAGCAAGGTAACGCGGCGGAAGCTCCTGAAAGCTGGTGTGGCGGCGGGTGCAGCGGTAGCGGGCAGCGGCTTCGCACAGGAATTCTTCAGCAAGCCCTCCAGCGTGCTGGGGCCGGCCCGGGGCAACCGGGTGGTGATCATCGGTGGGGGCTGGGGCGGGGTGAGCACGGCCCGGCACCTGCGGCGCAAGAACCCCAACATCGAGGTGGTGCTCATCGAGAAGAACCCCGCCTTCATGTCCTGCCCCATGAGCAACCTCTACCTGGGTGGGGTAAAGGACCTGGACTTCATCGTCTTTGACTACGCCAACGTGGCGAAAGCCGGGGTCACCATCGTCAACGAGCGGGCCATCGAGGTCAACCGTGCGGGCCGCTATGTGCGCACCACCAGTGGCATCATCTTCTACAACTACCTGGTGGTCTCGCCTGGCATCGACTACATGTACGAGGCCATCCAGGGCTACAGCGAGGTCAGGCAGTTCCTGCCGGTGGGCTTCAAACCCTGGGAGCACATCGCCCTGAAGCGTCAGATCGACAACTTCGAGGGGGGCGATATCGTGCTGGCTATTCCTCGCCCTCCCTACCGCTGCCCCCCGGGCCCCTACGAGCGGGCCGCTTTGCTGGCCTACTACCTCAAGACCAACCGCATCAAGGGCAAGGTGATTGTACTGGATGCCAACCCTGGTCCCATCTCCAAGGGGCCGGGCTTCACTGCGGCCTACAACGACCTGTACAAGGACTACATCCAGTACATCCCCCAGGCTGAGGTCACGGCCATCGACTACGGCAAGAAGGAGGTCAAGACCCCGCTTGGCGAGTTCAAGTTCGACCTGGCCAACATCATCCCCCCCATGAAGGCGGGCGAGATTGTGCGCACGGCCGGGCTCGGCGACCGCTGGGCCAATGTGCGCCTGCCCACCTTCCTTTCCGAGGTAGACGACCGGGTCTACGTGATTGGCGACGTAATCGGCAACGCGCCCTTCCCCAAGAGCGGTCAGGTGGCCTACAACGATGGCAAGATCGTCGCCGAGCACATCGCCCAGCGGATTGCCGGCAAGCGCCTGGACGAGATTCCTAACCCCCTTCCCGACAACGTCTGCTATAGCTTCGTGAGCAACGAGGAGGCTATCTGGGTCTCGCACAAGCACGACTGGGACGCGGCGGCCCGCCAGGTGCGCCAGCAGTCCACAGTGGACAACAACCGGTCTAAGCCCAACGGGGCCCTCGGCCTCGAGTGGGCCCGCGGTCTTTGGAGCGACATGTTCGGCCCTGGGGCTTGA
- the soxA gene encoding sulfur oxidation c-type cytochrome SoxA, which produces MGRFWRLLGVVLLGLLSFPALAQEDDPYKEAEKQKQQLLEQSGGILPSDLFVQQGEELFKAKRGPKQASLEACDFGRGPGRLEGVVGRLPRYFFDTRRVEDLDSRIRTCMIQLQGFKPEEIKRSEVVAIAFYIASLSNEQVMYVRPLVPQEKRLYELGEKLFYLRAGPRDMGCATCHVTYVGRRAGVLPYSDLLGDKRVASHWPAFRYSNDQAWTMADRIRACYANLGMPAPDFYSEPIIALTLFMNAQARGARMDLPGFIR; this is translated from the coding sequence ATGGGTCGCTTCTGGCGTCTACTGGGGGTGGTGCTCCTGGGGCTGCTCTCCTTTCCAGCCCTGGCCCAGGAGGATGACCCGTACAAGGAAGCCGAGAAGCAGAAGCAGCAGCTTTTGGAGCAGAGCGGGGGCATCCTGCCCAGCGACCTCTTTGTGCAGCAGGGGGAGGAGCTTTTCAAGGCCAAGCGGGGGCCCAAGCAGGCCAGCCTCGAGGCCTGCGACTTTGGCCGGGGGCCGGGGCGGCTGGAGGGGGTGGTGGGCCGCCTGCCCCGTTACTTCTTTGACACCCGCAGGGTGGAGGACCTCGACTCCCGCATTCGCACCTGCATGATCCAGCTTCAAGGCTTCAAGCCGGAGGAGATCAAGCGCAGCGAGGTGGTGGCCATTGCCTTCTACATCGCCTCGCTCTCCAACGAGCAGGTCATGTACGTGCGCCCCCTCGTGCCGCAGGAAAAGCGGCTTTACGAGCTGGGCGAGAAGCTCTTCTACCTACGGGCAGGCCCGCGGGATATGGGCTGCGCCACCTGCCACGTGACCTATGTGGGCCGCCGGGCGGGGGTGCTACCCTACTCTGACCTTCTGGGCGACAAGCGGGTGGCCAGCCACTGGCCGGCCTTCCGCTACTCCAACGACCAGGCCTGGACCATGGCCGACCGCATCCGGGCCTGCTACGCCAACCTGGGCATGCCCGCGCCCGACTTCTACTCTGAGCCCATCATCGCCCTGACCCTTTTCATGAACGCGCAGGCCCGGGGAGCTCGGATGGACCTGCCGGGGTTCATACGTTAG
- a CDS encoding thioredoxin fold domain-containing protein, whose translation MRIITITLAVWGLISAAAGQNVDFDRWYPHPQASQYAQAYGRILMVYFWSHGCPYCEQMNTFVLSDESVSRVLARHYVVSSVDARSPEGQALSRQLRAFGTPTFVFLVPEGGTWKELGRFFGSRTRAQFLQELKQVCVRSGGEVCE comes from the coding sequence ATGCGAATAATTACCATTACGCTGGCAGTGTGGGGTCTGATTTCGGCTGCGGCCGGCCAGAACGTAGATTTTGACCGCTGGTATCCCCACCCACAGGCCAGCCAGTATGCGCAGGCATATGGGCGCATCCTGATGGTCTACTTTTGGAGCCATGGCTGCCCTTACTGCGAGCAGATGAACACCTTTGTGCTTTCAGACGAGTCTGTTTCGCGCGTCCTGGCCCGCCACTACGTGGTCTCCAGTGTGGACGCGCGCAGCCCAGAAGGGCAGGCCCTATCCCGTCAGTTGCGGGCTTTTGGAACCCCTACTTTTGTCTTTCTCGTACCTGAGGGGGGTACGTGGAAAGAACTGGGTCGCTTCTTCGGAAGCCGTACCCGGGCGCAATTCCTGCAGGAGTTGAAGCAGGTTTGCGTCAGATCAGGAGGTGAAGTCTGTGAATAG
- the soxA gene encoding sulfur oxidation c-type cytochrome SoxA: MRKNRLYLVLGLALLGIGLGIAFTQGQQLDPYKEAERQRELFRQTAGILPGELYAAQGEELFYAKRGPKQASLEACDFGLGPGKLEGALTQLPRYFADTRRVEDLETRIVSCMVRLQGFKMEEIKRDEVKALVAYVASKSSEMPINVVPRTSQEVAMYNLGRELWFHRAGDRDMNCSICHDAYAGRKVRLSPVRSPRQGLSNEWPAYRFEADKLYTLQDRIAFCYESVGIHPPAYYSEPYIALSMYMLAEATKGRNRFTEMPGFTR, from the coding sequence ATGCGCAAGAATCGCTTGTATCTCGTGTTGGGGCTGGCCTTGCTGGGGATTGGGCTGGGCATTGCCTTCACCCAGGGCCAGCAGCTCGACCCCTACAAGGAAGCCGAGCGCCAGCGGGAGCTTTTCCGCCAGACCGCGGGGATTCTGCCCGGCGAGCTCTACGCAGCGCAGGGCGAGGAGCTCTTCTATGCCAAGCGGGGGCCCAAGCAGGCCAGCCTCGAGGCCTGCGATTTTGGCCTGGGCCCGGGGAAGCTCGAGGGTGCCCTGACCCAGCTTCCCCGCTACTTCGCCGATACCAGGCGGGTGGAAGATCTGGAGACCCGCATCGTGAGCTGCATGGTGCGGCTCCAGGGCTTCAAAATGGAGGAGATCAAGCGGGATGAGGTCAAGGCCCTGGTGGCCTACGTGGCCTCCAAATCGAGCGAGATGCCCATTAACGTGGTGCCCCGCACCTCGCAGGAGGTTGCCATGTACAACCTGGGGCGGGAGCTTTGGTTCCACCGGGCCGGCGACCGCGACATGAACTGCTCGATCTGCCACGACGCCTACGCAGGCCGCAAGGTGCGGCTCTCGCCGGTGCGCAGCCCGCGCCAGGGCCTCTCCAACGAGTGGCCGGCCTACCGCTTTGAGGCCGACAAGCTCTACACCCTGCAGGACCGCATTGCTTTCTGCTACGAGTCGGTGGGCATCCATCCGCCCGCTTACTACTCCGAGCCCTACATCGCTCTCTCCATGTACATGCTGGCCGAGGCCACCAAGGGCCGGAACCGGTTCACCGAGATGCCGGGCTTTACCCGGTGA